One segment of Drosophila mauritiana strain mau12 chromosome 3R, ASM438214v1, whole genome shotgun sequence DNA contains the following:
- the LOC117144418 gene encoding lysyl oxidase homolog 2A, producing the protein MASFRFQLLQLLVVLSQGWANNSGLNVQNNYRNMMIRLATNKAALAGIQVLREGRVEVSFDFGASWGTICSTSWSMREANVVCRQLGLGYASKASQGTEHGDSRKYPWGMVGTLCRGTERRLADCIRESHYPNLCNARNHNVSIVACVSHSADLEIGLVDIERTARLEAVPMSRLTCAMEEHCVSADAYEIRRTNPHAARILLRFSVKASNVGTADVSPYANYKDWVWHQCHRHYHSMNVFATFDVYDLNYRKVAQGHKASFCLMDTECRPGVRQKYTCGNTTQGISVGCADTYTDVLDCQWVDVTRVPINRRYILRVALNPEYKLGEISFENNGAECLLDYTGVQQTTRIFNCRRKPLWFKI; encoded by the exons ATGGCTTCGTTCCGGTTTCAATTGTTGCAGCTCCTAGTGGTGCTCAGCCAAGGTTGGGCCAACAACAGTGGCCTCAACGTTCAGAATAACTATAGAAACATGATGATCCGACTGGCCACCAACAAGGCAGCGCTGGCCGGTATTCAAGTCCTCCGCGAGGGACGCGTGGAGGTGAGCTTTGACTTTGGCGCCTCATGGGGTACGATCTGCAGCACTTCGTGGAGCATGCGGGAGGCAAATGTGGTGTGTCGACAGCTGGGACTGGGCTACGCTTCCAAGGCAAGCCAGGGAACGGAGCACGGGGATAGCCGGAAGTATCCGTGGGGCATGGTGGGAACTCTGTGCAGGGGAACCGAGCGCCGCCTAGCCGACTGCATCCGGGAGTCCCACTACCCAAACCTCTGCAATGCCAGAAACCATAATGTCAGCATTGTGGCCTGTGTTAGCCACTCGGCTGACCTGGAGATCGGACTAGTGGACATCGAGAGAACCGCCCGCCTGGAGGCCGTGCCCATGTCGCGTCTCACCTGCGCCATGGAAGAGCACTGCGTTTCCGCCGACGCTTACGAGATCCGAAGGACGAATCCGCACGCTGCGAGGATACTGCTTCGCTTTTCCGTTAAGGCTTCCAATGTGGGCACCGCCGATGTGAGCCCCTACGCTAACTACAAGGACTGGGTGTGGCACCAGTGCCACAGACACTACCACAGCATGAATGTTTTTGCCACCTTTGATGTTTACGACCTCAACTACCGGAAGGTGGCCCAGGGGCACAAGGCCTCCTTTTGCCTGATGGACACTGAATGCCGGCCAGGAGTACGGCAAAAGTACACCTGTGGCAACACCACCCAAG GCATTTCCGTGGGCTGCGCAGACACCTACACCGATGTGCTGGACTGCCAGTGGGTGGATGTTACCCGAGTTCCCATCAACCGACGCTACATCCTGCGAGTGGCCCTCAATCCCGAGTACAAGCTGGGCGAGATATCCTTCGAGAACAACGGAGCCGAGTGTCTCCTTGACTACACTGGCGTACAGCAGACGACAAGGATTTTCAACTGTCGCCGCAAGCCACTTTGGTTTAAGATATGA
- the LOC117144416 gene encoding isochorismatase domain-containing protein 1: MSKVRGPALYRLVPSKTLFMLCDVQEKFKPAIPLLSSLIENTTKLLAAGKVFQVPLLVTEQYPERLGKTVCELDIKHACANISKTMFSMLVEPVRKSMTDIFGGKPKTVVLFGLETHVCVEQTAFDLVNDGIDVWLVADCCASRLNQDRDLALERLRHIGCNIATSESVIFNLLGDKNNKSFKEITPLVKKISADMQLCRVSKN, translated from the exons ATGAGCAAAGTCAGAGGACCAGCTTTGTACCGCCTGGTGCCCTCGAAAACGCTCTTCATGCTGTGCGACGTGCAGGAGAAGTTCAAGCCGGCCATTCCGCTGCTGAGTTCGCTCATCGAAAACACTACTAAACTG CTGGCAGCCGGCAAGGTCTTCCAAGTGCCACTGCTGGTCACCGAGCAGTATCCCGAGAGGCTGGGCAAGACCGTTTGTGAGTTGGACATCAAGCATGCCTGTGCCAATATTTCCAAGACCATGTTTTCTATGTTGGTGGAGCCCGTACGTAAGAGTATGACTGATATCTTCGGTGGCAAGCCCAAGACGGTGGTGCTTTTCGGCCTGGAG ACACACGTCTGTGTGGAGCAGACGGCCTTCGACCTGGTAAACGATGGAATCGATGTCTGGCTGGTGGCCGACTGCTGTGCGTCTCGTCTCAATCAGGATCGGGACTTGGCCTTGGAGCGCCTGCGTCACATCGGCTGCAATATAGCCACTTCCGAGAGTGTGATATTTAATCTGCTGGGGGACAAGAACAACAAGTCCTTCAAGGAGATTACTCCTCTGGTGAAGAAGATCTCCGCAGACATGCAGCTATGCCGCGTCTCAAAAAATTAA
- the LOC117144417 gene encoding methylthioribose-1-phosphate isomerase, with translation MSLQSIKYSRGSLEILDQLLLPGQSKYVVVRGVEDGWKVINKMQVRGAPAIAIVGCLSLAVEINPEDFENKKSLRQEIEGKLNYLVSARPTAVNMKIAADELITLANELYKDEAIDVTQMKHRFLDATEAMLKKDIADNRAIGANGAQAILQRVAKAGKTPAGSTGSVRVLTHCNTGSLATAGYGTALGVVRQLAELGKLEHVYCTETRPYNQGARLTAYELVHEKFPATLVLDSMVAALLRAKNVAAVVVGADRVASNGDTANKIGTYQIAVVAKHHDVPFYVAAPLTSIDLAIPGGDHIIIEERPDREMTHVGEHRIAAPGINCWNPAFDVTPASLITGIITERGVFKPAELKEAITKLLES, from the exons ATGAGCCTGCAGTCGATCAAGTACTCGCGGGGCAGCCTGGAGATCCTCGACCAGCTGCTCCTACCCGGTCAGTCCAAGTACGTGGTGGTGCGCGGAGTGGAGGATGGCTGGAAGGTCATCAACAAGATGCAG GTGCGTGGTGCTCCGGCCATCGCTATCGTTGGCTGCCTCTCCCTGGCCGTGGAAATCAACCCGGAGGATTTTGAGAACAAGAAATCACTGCGGCAAGAGattgagggaaagttgaactATTTGGTTTCGGCCAGGCCTACGGCGGTCAACATGAAGATCGCAGCCGACGAGCTCATCACTCTGGCCAACGAACTTTACAAGGACGAGGCAATCGACGTGACCCAAATGAAGCATAG ATTTCTGGACGCCACGGAAGCTATGCTAAAGAAAGACATTGCCGATAACCGTGCCATTGGAGCGAATGGAGCCCAGGCGATCCTACAGCGCGTGGCGAAGGCAGGTAAAACGCCCGCTGGATCGACGGGATCCGTCCGCGTGCTTACCCACTGCAACACGGGTTCCCTGGCCACCGCCGGGTACGGTACAGCTCTGGGAGTAGTCCGCCAACTGGCCGAGCTGGGAAAACTGG AGCACGTTTATTGCACGGAGACTCGTCCTTACAATCAGGGAGCCCGCCTCACAGCCTACGAACTGGTCCACGAGAAATTCCCCGCCACTCTGGTTCTGGATAGCATGGTGGCTGCTCTGCTGCGCGCCAAAAATGTGGCTGCAGTGGTCGTGGGAGCAGATCGT GTGGCCTCCAATGGCGACACGGCCAACAAGATTGGTACCTACCAGATTGCCGTGGTTGCCAAGCACCACGACGTGCCATTTTACGTAGCCGCCCCTCTGACCTCCATCGATCTAGCGATTCCCGGTGGTGATCACATCATCATTGAGGAGCGGCCCGACCGGGAAATGACGCACGTGGGAGAGCATCGGATCGCTGCCCCGGGCATTAACTGCTGGAACCCCGCCTTCGATGTGACCCCTGCCTCCCTGATCACCGGCATCATCACGGAACGCGGTGTTTTCAAGCCGGCAGAACTGAAAGAGGCCATCACCAAGCTGCTAGAGTCCTAA